The Aspergillus nidulans FGSC A4 chromosome VIII genome contains the following window.
AGTTTCACAAATGCAAGCCAGAATGCATATTGAGATCAATTTCCTACTGCATTTCAGGGAATAAAGCCTCCTAAGTGTCCAGTAATTGGCCAGCGTTCAGCAAATTTAATAGGCATTCTAAATTGATCTTAAATCGGTGAACCAGGCTTTCAAATCCGCCaaaggggaggaagaaaatcAACATTCAGTATGTTGTAACTAATGCACATTTCTAGTACCTTGCGCAGAGGGCAGAGTCTACCTGCGGTGGATTGAGACAATCAGAGCACCATTCCCTTCTGCAGCGTTAAACCCTAATCAACCCGCCCAGTTAGTCCGTCAACCCAAATTTAGGCAAAGGTAATATGAATAAGAGCGCAAAATGGGAAAACTCACCTCCAACGTACCCCTCAGGCGTGGTACAACTATCAATGATCCTCTGAGCACCCTTCGCAACATCCCGACTACACATGGAGGTCAGTCTAAGCCCATGCATCTCTTCATAGCCAGGCTATCACGCAGGCGGGCGTACCAAAGTGAACTCTCACCACCCTTCCCCGTCCTACTCCCCGTGATCACAGTATCGCCGGCTTGACAGAAGACAGTCTCGTCGCCGCTAACGACGCAGTCATCGGTGCTCTTAGTCAAAAGGTAGTCGACGCAGGCTTGGGCTTCCGATACGGGACGGTAGAGGCCGCCATCATTGTTGCAGGTGAGAGCTATGCGTTTCGAGAGGGGTTCCGTGGGCGTAAATGTTGGGAAGGCAAGGGTTGTGCTGACGAGCCCGAGAAGGGCTGTGAAGTACACAATAGAGATGGGGGAGGTCGAGGGCATTTGGCAGTCGCTGTTAGTGGATGCGATGGGTTGACGGTCACTTTTTCTGAGATTGATGCTGGGATGTTTGGGCCGTTATAACGAGGAATTGGGAGTCCAAGACCCTTTTTTGAGCTAGATATGGTGGAATATACCCTGCCATATATTTGTGTCGGCTTTGACCCGAAGTGCTGAGTACATAGCCGGGGCGCAGTAAACAAGCTTAGGGGGGCAGTGTTGTTGTACCCGAAAGACCTTTCAAGCCGTATATAGATTGTCGTAGTCTTTGAAAACTCGTAGCAATAGGAACCAGCTCACATTCTCATGTGGGTATGAGCCATAGACTAAGAATGCCTAGCATGAATGTAAAGCTTCATAGTGAGGCTGGAGTGGTAGATATGCTGGCCCAACTCCTACTCATTTCCAAACGTGTTATTTTTAGCTTTCTTCACGGGCATGAATCTCCAGCGCTGCTAAGCCTCAGTCTCAACGCCGACTACTGCTGATGGCGGCCAACCTCTCGGGACTGTGCCTGGAATGAGCGGATATCAACTTATAAGCATCGTTCCATCGACATTTTCGATCTGATTACACGCCGACTCATTGACCTCTAACTTATCTGCGAACGCAACCTGCGTGCATATGCCTGATGCAAAGCATAGCAAACATAGGGCAGAGGTGTTTTTGATTGTGGCTTAGATTGGCTTACTGTGGAACTGGAGATCGGCCAGGTTGGGGGCCAAAACTGTATAGACTGTATAAGCAGTCCAAATGGGGATAGATCTCACTCATGTTCATAATCAGAGGTCGTAGCATATGAGTTCTAGTTCAATCAAAACTCAAAATAAGTTCAGGTTTTTTGGGGGCTTGCACGGCTGAGTTCTCTCCCTCGAGGGCTTGCTATTTTAGGCTATATTTTTGAAAATATACCATACGATTTCTGACTAATAGATCTAGTAATCACTAAAGACTATACCAGGCTTTACTAAGTAGAAGTACTTTAGATCATATACTAGTAGGCTTCTGTAACAGGTATATGTAAAAATTCTCTATAAAAAACTATAACACGGCAAGGGCAGATCTCCCTAGGCGCTAGTGTATATAGGCCTCAGGTACAAAGACAACTGGTCATTCCAATCAGTTTGCATCCAGCCCTATATTGCAGCGAAGGGCAGGTGAAGTGGCATTATTTATTCTCAAGTTCTGCCAAAGGTGGATCAGGTGCAAAAGTCTGGATTAGATTGGTACTTGTCCagcgagaagaaaaaattaCCCTAAATCCAGCAGGGTATAAATACAGCGACATAATAAATGTTGGTCGCGAAGTCGCAATTCAGGTTCGGCCGGGCTCTCTACTGTCAGATGATGACTCGGAGGCCATGTTTGCGCCCCAGCCTAGCGCAGCAGACTCAAAGGACGTCGTGCCTAGAGCGCCAGTATGCTTCGCGTATATACACGTGATAATTGTCTCACGCGTAATGGTTTGCGGGGTCTGAGACAAGTGATCTAGTACTGACGGGTGAGCTCTCCACTCTCATCCTGCGCTATGATGGATTAACAGTATCTGCCCCTAATACGGTTCGTATCATTTCCTGACAACCAGGCGCCTTGACCCTCAATCTGTTGCGGCTCCCAAATGCGGGGAAAGCAGGTCATTTAAGACAAATCCGAAGCACTCTTTACTCTAGCCATTCAGGAACGGGTGTTCCATCAGCTCGCCGGCTGTTTGCCTATCTTCCGGATTCCAAGCAAGCGCACGGGTGATGAACGACAAGAAGGCTTGTCTTTCCTTCTGCTCCAAGTACATGATAGAATCTTCAAGTTTCCGCTCCGGTATTAGATCGTTATAAAGAAACTCACCTGCCACAACAATAAGATTAGTGGGAAAGCAAGGTAATTGTGGATCTGTTCGTTTACAATTTTCATCGAAGAAAGGCCCATTGAAATACTCTCGCCCGTTCCTGCAGAGCTTGCCTGTCTCATTCTTGATAGGATTAGGCCAACTGATGTCTGCCATAGCATGCGACTGTGCTAGTAACTCTTTCGGCGGGGGGCCAAGTAGTGCAATCATTTCCGCTAAATGTGTTTTGGGATCGTAACGGCCTTGACTATCATGCACATGGAGGAATAGTTCGGTGTTCTCGATTATATCCCACGCCTGTTACAGAATGGTCAGTTGTCGCAAAATATAAGGTATCCTGAAAATGATACAAATGAAACTAAGATGTCCGCTTTGATTCCCGCGCGAAGCACAATAAAGGTGTTGAATGGGCCTGGAGGTGGGGATTCATACCAAAACGCCGATATTCCATATATCCGCGCTGAAACTCCATGGGCAGCCAAGAATAACTTCAGGCGCACGGTAATGGTCCGGCTGTATTGGATGAGAACCAACTGTTTCGTTCCTCACTTGACCCTGGTGATCACTTTCAGAGCGAGCTGCTAACCCAAAGTCAACAATGTTAGGGAGCATTTTCTGAAGCTCTCCCCAATTCAGGGACCCGAAATCATTGTGACAACGGTAGATGGTACGTCCGCTCGTCGGATCAGTCTTGCATTGCATAGGCATATTGGTGGTCTGTTCCTTGACAAAGTTGAGGAGAATGTCTTGGTTCGCGAACGTTATCAAAATATTGTCGAGCTTCAAGTCTAACTGGAAAAAAGTATCAGTAATCCGCATAGGAGTGATGATGTTAAGTGGAGAACTGAGGACAAAATACTCGCCAGTATGTACAACCCTGCATTCTGAGTGGAGATAGTCAAGACCTgcaagaagaatgagaaggTATGCCTTTGCGATTGAAAGGGGGAGCCTCCAGTCAACGAAACGTTTCCGAAGTATCCAAAGGGGCTCCCGCATTGGTTCATATGCTAGACATAGATGACTCCCATCTGGACCAGTCACCTCGAAGCTATCCAGGCAGGTTCGGATGATACCACGGCCGTGGTGTATGGGGCTTTGTCGGGATATATGTTCTTCGATATCGCGCTCATGATAAGCATCGAGAGAGCTGCGgttatttattatttttagTGCTACAAAACGGTCGGGTTGCCAAATGTATCTAAATAAAATATCCGTCTGTTAGCGGGTGTTTATAATCGCAGGGAGCATGATAGAGATCATGCCTACCTTTTTAAATCCTTCGCCAGCCATACGGTTGAACGTGTTCCCCAACCAATCTTCACCAATAGTTGATAGTGATTGGCAAGTATCTCTCCTGGCTTAGCAGGGTAGACATGTTTCGGGTTGTAACCCGGACAGGCCTCTTCGTCAATAACTTCGTGCTGGGGAACTGGAGAAGCAAACTGAGACGGAAATTGAAAAGGTTTGGAGTGAAGGAAGAACGTCCGCTTTATCATACGATTCAATGGCCGCAAACCGATCATCAAGATGAATAGCAAGCGCGTCAAGCGTAAGGACGAACGGGTTTGGTTGCTTCAGTGGAGCTCGCGGAAAAAAGGGGATGATGTGTTCTGCTAAAGGTCTCCTGGTTAAGCTAACCAGAAAGAGGATGACAGCCAGATATATCTGTGGTAAGAGTACCCGGAAAGAAGTCTGGGTTTATATTTGTGGATGAGTTGAAGTAGTaaagggaagagaagaaacgcTGCCGTTCTGGGTGATGAGGTAGCGGAGTCTTTAGAGAGCATTGGCATGTCTTGGCGATGTTTGGACTAATCTAATCTGGTATGAGAAACCCAAATGGGGTTCCAGTTCTGAGAGCTGACATCGGCTTAGGATGCGACTGAAACTTTATATATTCATACACTGCTCTAAATCATTGCTGTCAACGAAGTGTGCTGTCCAATATCTAGAGAACAATAAGCCATATTAACGATTGCTACTATTTCATACAGACAGAAGCTGTTCTCATAATAGCTATAAATCTCTATGCAGACTGCAGATAGGATATTTAGACCTTCGATTTAATGATTCCGTTGCAGATATTGTCACATGACCTACTTCAGCGCCCGTACCTGGCTGGCCACCTCCCGATAGTCCACAGAACGTCCCGTGCGACACATTGATTGGCGGGGCATACTGCTATCCGATGCTACCTGCCCCTGGGTCGAGCTCGCCTAGTCCATCGTAAGCTAGATATAGATAGGCCAtgtcggccatccaataatgacaattgtccGTCCCTTTCCACATTAATCTGTTCCTTCCCGCCCGGCAAACATGTGCTTGTTCCGGATTGACGTGAGAATAAAACAGCTCATTTGACAATTACTTCGAAGCACTGTCCTCCTTCGGAGCGTTCGGGTCGGCGTCGACTTTGACCTCGCCATATGTCTTCGAAAACTTGACAATACCGTCGGGATAAACATGCGAGTACAACACGGTTCTGTCCCTCAATGTCATTTATGCCAAGAGAGATCGACGCAGGAAATGGGTCCCCGGTTTTAGGCGTTGGATGAGGGTCTCCGCTATTTTTGTAGATGGGCTTTGAATATTATGAGAAGTAGAGGATGGACTTACTGGACCTTTCCGCTGTCAACTTTGCCGGCGAGTCCAGGAGCCTCATCTACTGCTTTTTCTGTGGTACGCTCAACCCAGGTGGCATCGACGGTTGTCATTTGAGTTCCTTCAGCCGTCGGGCAGTGGTCGAAAATGCTCTCGACATTGTAAATGGTGGTTGGGCAACTTCAGAATTAGAATCGGCGGAGGGAGGTCAAGAAAAGATTAAACAGCAGAGAATTTAAGGTTTATCCGTATCTAGGGATGATTTG
Protein-coding sequences here:
- a CDS encoding uncharacterized protein (transcript_id=CADANIAT00002198); translation: MIGLRPLNRMIKRTFFLHSKPFQFPSQFASPVPQHEVIDEEACPGYNPKHVYPAKPGEILANHYQLLVKIGWGTRSTVWLAKDLKSSLDAYHERDIEEHISRQSPIHHGRGIIRTCLDSFEVTGPDGSHLCLAYEPMREPLWILRKRFVDWRLPLSIAKAYLLILLAGLDYLHSECRVVHTGEYFVLSSPLNIITPMRITDTFFQLDLKLDNILITFANQDILLNFVKEQTTNMPMQCKTDPTSGRTIYRCHNDFGSLNWGELQKMLPNIVDFGLAARSESDHQGQVRNETVGSHPIQPDHYRAPEVILGCPWSFSADIWNIGVLAWDIIENTELFLHVHDSQGRYDPKTHLAEMIALLGPPPKELLAQSHAMADISWPNPIKNETGKLCRNGREYFNGPFFDENCKRTDPQLPCFPTNLIVVAAQDESGELTRTTSFESAALGWGANMASESSSDSREPGRT
- a CDS encoding uncharacterized protein (transcript_id=CADANIAT00002197), whose translation is MPSTSPISIVYFTALLGLVSTTLAFPTFTPTEPLSKRIALTCNNDGGLYRPVSEAQACVDYLLTKSTDDCVVSGDETVFCQAGDTVITGSRTGKGGESSLCRDVAKGAQRIIDSCTTPEGYVGGFNAAEGNGALIVSIHRR
- a CDS encoding uncharacterized protein (transcript_id=CADANIAT00002199), with product MTTVDATWVERTTEKAVDEAPGLAGKVDSGKVHGDPHPTPKTGDPFPASISLGINDIEGQNRVVLACLSRRYCQVFEDIWRGQSRRRPERSEGGQCFEVIVK